The following proteins are co-located in the Desulfoscipio sp. XC116 genome:
- a CDS encoding class I SAM-dependent methyltransferase, whose product MSQYGGLSYIYDYLVAGVDFEGWIDYLEELLNHFQLHTDSVVDLACGTGNTLIPLARRGYKATGIDLAGEMLDLARSKTAAANLSIDFFKQDMRSFKLPEKVGLVTCFHDGLNYLLDIGDIRRTFQQVHRHLEDKGAFIFDLNAVHWLSKADNNNVTVIDDRDMTLIWETDYHNSQNTWNIKLTGFVRENDIYHKFTENHREKAYHPEEIAGCLGQTGFTLLGSFNAFTFEPIRTNSIRHFYVAQKNAS is encoded by the coding sequence ATGAGCCAATACGGCGGTTTATCTTACATATATGATTACCTTGTAGCCGGAGTGGACTTTGAGGGCTGGATTGATTATCTGGAAGAACTGCTAAACCACTTTCAGCTGCATACCGACAGTGTGGTCGATCTGGCTTGCGGCACCGGCAACACGCTGATTCCCTTGGCCAGACGCGGGTATAAGGCCACCGGCATTGACCTGGCCGGTGAAATGCTGGATTTAGCCCGTTCTAAAACAGCCGCCGCAAACCTATCCATTGATTTTTTTAAGCAGGATATGCGCAGTTTTAAACTGCCGGAAAAGGTGGGGCTGGTCACCTGTTTTCACGACGGCTTGAATTATTTGTTGGATATTGGTGATATTAGGCGCACCTTCCAACAGGTGCACAGGCATTTAGAAGATAAAGGAGCCTTTATTTTCGACCTCAACGCAGTGCACTGGCTGTCCAAGGCGGATAACAACAATGTTACCGTAATAGATGACCGGGATATGACTTTGATTTGGGAAACAGATTATCATAACAGCCAAAACACCTGGAATATTAAACTAACCGGATTTGTGCGGGAAAACGATATATACCATAAATTTACTGAAAACCATCGGGAAAAGGCTTACCATCCGGAGGAAATCGCCGGCTGCCTGGGGCAGACGGGATTTACTTTGCTGGGCAGCTTTAACGCCTTTACCTTTGAACCCATCCGGACCAATAGTATACGCCATTTTTACGTAGCGCAAAAAAATGCCTCTTAA
- a CDS encoding sigma 54-interacting transcriptional regulator — protein sequence MITEKLLLSELHQIIRQPVALVPESWTMDQLNSMIGENEWQGIIWHNESGRITGACTADCLATLAISSQPLKNAIRRHIFICHTGIALNDLLACETLEHADYIVLVNEGDNQPVGLINLWQLNRWLWEQCRDIQHRLNAVLDTVHEAVTIIDHAHMVVGWNRRAEELYNIPAAKILGRTIHTFFTDLMVTRVMENNRQVINAYHQPCADTHVLINSRPIKRDNRLIGSVSAEWDITEIINLHQQLTRANTQVSMLKKQISGIGGRRDGFYGILGHGKRLTEAINLARKVADTNAAVLLRGQSGTGKELFAEAIHRTSERAAKPFIVLNCGAIPPTLFESELFGYQGGAFTGADRRGKPGKFELAHRGTLFLDEIGELQPDMQVKLLRVLQNEVFYRVGGNEPIQVDVRIIAATNRDLELMITQGNFREDLYYRLNVISLELPNLNEHKEDIPELVYAFIHEFAGRHHRAITRVSPEVMSALLGYHWPGNVRELRNVVERLVILTEEGTIGLQHLPTNIKHPVLSNMPAEQSPTLPNITRHTELDVITNALQQAGYNKAVAARMLGIPRSTLYYKMKTLGIKHVY from the coding sequence TTGATTACAGAAAAACTTCTGCTATCCGAATTGCATCAAATTATTCGGCAACCGGTAGCGCTGGTGCCCGAAAGCTGGACCATGGACCAGCTCAATTCAATGATTGGCGAAAACGAGTGGCAAGGCATTATATGGCACAATGAGTCCGGCCGGATAACCGGTGCTTGCACCGCTGACTGCCTGGCCACATTGGCCATATCAAGCCAACCATTGAAGAATGCCATCCGTCGACACATATTCATATGCCACACCGGTATTGCTCTAAATGATTTGCTGGCCTGCGAAACCCTTGAGCACGCTGATTATATTGTGCTGGTTAATGAGGGAGACAACCAACCTGTCGGGCTTATTAATCTCTGGCAACTGAACCGGTGGCTCTGGGAGCAGTGCCGGGATATTCAACATCGCTTAAACGCGGTGCTGGATACAGTGCATGAAGCGGTAACCATCATTGATCATGCTCATATGGTAGTAGGCTGGAACAGGCGGGCGGAGGAACTGTATAACATACCGGCCGCTAAAATACTTGGCCGGACTATTCATACTTTCTTCACTGACTTAATGGTTACCCGGGTAATGGAGAATAACCGCCAGGTAATCAACGCTTATCACCAACCCTGTGCAGATACCCATGTATTGATCAACTCCAGACCTATTAAACGAGATAACCGGCTAATAGGCAGTGTTTCAGCCGAGTGGGATATCACTGAAATAATTAATTTACACCAGCAGCTGACCCGGGCTAATACCCAGGTCAGTATGTTAAAAAAACAAATCAGTGGCATAGGCGGCCGGCGGGACGGTTTTTACGGCATACTAGGCCATGGCAAGCGATTGACGGAAGCCATCAATCTGGCCCGTAAAGTAGCGGACACCAACGCCGCTGTTTTACTCCGCGGTCAAAGCGGCACAGGAAAAGAATTGTTCGCCGAAGCTATACACCGGACCAGTGAACGTGCCGCCAAACCATTTATTGTGCTGAACTGCGGAGCGATACCGCCTACCTTGTTTGAAAGCGAACTATTCGGCTATCAAGGGGGAGCCTTCACCGGCGCGGACCGCAGGGGCAAACCCGGCAAATTTGAGCTGGCTCACAGAGGTACGCTTTTTCTGGATGAAATTGGTGAATTACAACCTGACATGCAGGTTAAACTTTTAAGGGTGCTACAAAATGAAGTTTTCTACCGTGTGGGAGGCAACGAGCCCATTCAAGTGGATGTGCGCATCATTGCCGCCACCAACCGGGATTTGGAATTAATGATCACGCAGGGAAATTTTCGGGAGGATTTGTATTATAGGTTAAATGTAATATCTCTGGAATTGCCTAATTTAAACGAACATAAAGAAGATATTCCCGAGCTGGTCTACGCTTTTATTCATGAATTTGCCGGCCGGCACCACCGGGCCATCACCCGTGTTTCGCCGGAGGTCATGTCCGCACTGCTCGGTTACCATTGGCCCGGCAATGTACGGGAATTGAGAAATGTAGTCGAGCGGCTGGTTATTTTGACTGAAGAAGGTACCATCGGGCTGCAGCATTTGCCGACTAACATCAAACATCCTGTTCTGTCTAATATGCCGGCCGAACAATCGCCCACTTTGCCTAACATAACCAGACATACCGAACTGGACGTAATTACCAACGCGCTGCAACAAGCCGGGTACAACAAAGCAGTGGCAGCCCGCATGCTCGGTATACCGCGCAGCACTTTATATTACAAAATGAAAACTCTGGGCATCAAACATGTTTACTAG
- a CDS encoding branched-chain amino acid ABC transporter permease, which yields MFWQQLINGITLGSTYALIALGYTMVYGIIQLINFAHGEIYMIGAFVGVIAVAVFKINIFLALFMAMAVCIIIGVSVERIAYKPLRRSTRLAPLISAIGVSIFLQTLMTVLAGPQAVGFPQVVDDQLYHIGSVTVSKVQLIILILAGVMMIGLQLIVKYVKIGKAMRAASEDYDTASLMGINVNRVISFTFAIGSSLAAAGGVMVGMYFNSIHPLMGVMAGLKAFCAAVLGGIGSIPGAMLGGLFLGIAEVTGVAIGYGGYRDAIAFTLLILVLLFKPTGLLGRPIQRKV from the coding sequence ATGTTTTGGCAGCAGCTGATTAACGGGATTACCCTCGGGTCTACCTATGCCCTGATTGCCCTGGGTTATACCATGGTGTACGGCATTATCCAGCTCATAAATTTTGCCCACGGCGAAATTTACATGATCGGAGCATTTGTAGGCGTAATAGCGGTAGCCGTTTTCAAAATAAATATATTTTTAGCATTGTTCATGGCTATGGCTGTATGTATTATAATCGGCGTATCCGTGGAGCGCATTGCTTATAAACCGCTGCGACGCTCCACCCGGCTGGCGCCGCTTATTTCTGCCATCGGTGTGTCTATCTTTTTGCAAACGCTGATGACCGTCCTGGCCGGCCCACAGGCAGTGGGATTCCCCCAGGTTGTTGATGACCAGCTTTATCATATCGGTTCGGTAACTGTTTCCAAAGTACAGCTCATTATTTTAATACTGGCCGGCGTAATGATGATCGGGTTACAGCTTATTGTTAAATACGTGAAGATTGGCAAGGCTATGCGGGCCGCCTCGGAGGACTATGACACGGCCAGTTTGATGGGTATTAATGTTAACAGAGTCATATCATTTACCTTTGCCATCGGCTCTTCCTTGGCCGCAGCCGGAGGCGTGATGGTAGGGATGTATTTTAACAGCATACATCCGCTGATGGGCGTCATGGCCGGGCTGAAAGCATTTTGTGCGGCGGTGCTGGGAGGTATCGGCAGCATTCCGGGCGCCATGCTGGGCGGCCTTTTCCTGGGCATAGCAGAGGTAACGGGGGTGGCTATAGGGTACGGCGGTTACCGTGACGCCATAGCTTTCACTTTATTGATACTGGTGTTGCTCTTTAAACCCACCGGATTACTCGGGCGGCCCATTCAAAGGAAGGTGTAA
- a CDS encoding ABC transporter substrate-binding protein encodes MVNKKLIALLTVLIFSLVALAGCGSSDSGGKQQTKADDAIKIGFLGAKTGGHASYGLETLKGMKMAAEDINAGGGILGKEVVIVEDDHGSKNSEASTVTDKLINNNKVVAIVGDPTTGLTKIAAPIAQDNQVVLLSAGAVGTGVVEIGDFIFRDTLLDALAAPAVTKYCTEELGWKKVALVTSINNDYSVGLSKIFKDALNKYGVEIVTEQQIKDGDTNFSAQVTNLTGKEFDGIVFTGYYTEGGLFMKEVRKQGMKQVLVGGDGLLSPVLWEMGEAAVEGSMVYTGFAPDTKTDNAKTKGFIDKYQSANDNKLPDMFSAQGYDAVMLIADAIKNAQSTDPKVFRDSLAQTKDWQGVTGTITIRENREPIKSPVYLLEVAPTGDGGSREWTIKAAIPVTAD; translated from the coding sequence ATAGTGAATAAAAAGTTAATAGCACTGCTTACCGTTTTGATTTTTTCGCTGGTTGCTCTGGCCGGCTGCGGCTCATCTGACTCGGGCGGCAAGCAGCAGACCAAGGCCGATGACGCCATCAAAATCGGCTTTTTAGGCGCCAAAACAGGTGGACATGCCAGTTACGGCCTAGAAACCCTCAAGGGTATGAAGATGGCCGCGGAAGATATTAACGCCGGCGGCGGTATTCTGGGAAAAGAGGTGGTCATTGTTGAAGATGACCACGGCAGCAAAAATTCCGAGGCTTCTACCGTCACCGATAAATTAATCAACAATAACAAAGTTGTGGCCATCGTAGGCGATCCCACCACCGGGTTAACCAAAATCGCCGCGCCTATCGCCCAGGATAACCAGGTGGTACTCCTTTCCGCCGGTGCAGTGGGCACAGGTGTGGTAGAAATCGGCGATTTCATTTTCCGGGACACTCTCCTTGACGCTCTGGCGGCTCCGGCCGTTACCAAGTATTGCACTGAGGAACTGGGCTGGAAAAAGGTAGCTCTGGTTACATCAATTAATAATGATTACAGCGTAGGACTGAGCAAAATTTTTAAAGATGCTTTGAATAAATACGGTGTGGAAATTGTCACCGAGCAGCAAATCAAGGACGGCGACACCAACTTCAGCGCTCAGGTGACCAACCTCACCGGCAAGGAATTTGACGGTATTGTATTCACGGGTTACTACACAGAGGGCGGTCTATTTATGAAAGAAGTGCGCAAACAGGGCATGAAACAAGTGTTGGTTGGCGGCGACGGCCTGCTGTCTCCGGTGCTATGGGAAATGGGTGAAGCCGCCGTTGAAGGCAGCATGGTTTATACCGGCTTTGCTCCCGACACCAAAACCGATAACGCCAAAACCAAAGGCTTCATTGATAAATACCAGTCCGCTAATGACAACAAATTGCCCGACATGTTTTCAGCCCAGGGTTATGACGCCGTTATGCTGATTGCAGACGCCATTAAAAACGCCCAAAGCACCGATCCCAAAGTATTTAGAGATAGCTTGGCCCAAACCAAGGACTGGCAGGGTGTGACCGGCACCATTACCATCAGGGAAAACCGTGAACCCATTAAGAGCCCGGTTTACCTGCTTGAGGTGGCGCCCACAGGCGATGGCGGCAGTAGGGAATGGACGATCAAAGCGGCTATACCTGTTACAGCGGATTAA
- a CDS encoding branched-chain amino acid ABC transporter permease, whose product MDSLIANLISPYYIKIFTLVGIYIIIALGLNFITGVTGQLSFGHAAFVSIGAYTAAILTTRLQLPFLASLLLGGLLAALVGILLGFPILRLTGDYLGIATLGFCEIVIVVFQNTEITGGTIGLSGIAKNTSLTLVFILVVITIWSMYRLQNSRFGRALLAIREDEIAAHVMGINTTAYKIQAFGIGTFFAGIGGGLYAHMIQYLNPTDFGFSRSFDYLTFVVLGGLGSIPGTVLGTTILTLAPEFLRFVDEYRMMIYGALMVTMMIFRPKGLLGGVDLAKAIHALKQKNKKNTLSGDA is encoded by the coding sequence GTGGACAGTTTAATAGCCAATCTAATCAGCCCATATTATATAAAAATTTTTACACTGGTGGGCATTTATATTATTATCGCCCTGGGACTCAACTTTATTACAGGCGTCACAGGCCAGCTTTCCTTCGGTCACGCGGCCTTTGTGAGCATAGGTGCCTATACCGCAGCCATTTTAACCACCCGGTTGCAGCTGCCTTTTTTAGCTTCGTTGCTGCTGGGCGGCTTATTGGCCGCCTTGGTGGGAATATTGCTGGGTTTTCCCATTTTGCGCCTCACCGGCGACTACCTGGGCATTGCCACTTTGGGCTTTTGTGAAATAGTCATTGTCGTATTTCAGAATACAGAAATCACCGGCGGCACCATTGGCCTTTCGGGCATCGCCAAAAATACCAGCCTGACCCTCGTTTTTATATTAGTGGTGATCACTATCTGGAGCATGTACAGACTTCAAAATTCACGTTTCGGCAGGGCGCTCTTAGCTATCCGGGAGGATGAGATTGCCGCTCATGTCATGGGTATCAATACTACGGCTTATAAAATTCAAGCCTTTGGTATCGGCACTTTTTTTGCGGGCATCGGGGGCGGCCTATACGCGCACATGATCCAATATTTAAATCCCACCGATTTCGGTTTTTCCCGTTCCTTTGACTATCTTACTTTTGTCGTGCTGGGCGGACTGGGCAGCATTCCCGGCACTGTTCTGGGCACCACCATACTTACCCTGGCTCCGGAGTTTTTGCGTTTTGTGGATGAATACCGGATGATGATCTATGGCGCGTTAATGGTGACCATGATGATTTTCCGGCCCAAAGGTCTGTTGGGCGGAGTGGATTTAGCCAAAGCAATACA
- a CDS encoding adenylate kinase has translation MKLLIMGPPGAGKGTQAEVLVKELNITHISTGDMFRAAIKEGTDMGKKAKEYMDKGALVPDEVVVGMVKDRLLKPDCAAGFLLDGFPRTIEQAKALDATLQAMDIKLDSVINIAVPREKLMARLTGRRVCRGCGASYHMLFNKPEVEGKCNSCGGELYQRSDDNEEAVGNRLDVYEAQTQPLIDYYAAQRLLLNINGDQEIKKVLEDILTTLKK, from the coding sequence TTGAAACTTTTAATTATGGGGCCTCCGGGAGCCGGAAAAGGTACCCAGGCCGAAGTGCTGGTCAAGGAATTGAATATTACCCATATTTCCACCGGCGACATGTTCCGGGCCGCCATTAAAGAAGGTACCGATATGGGCAAAAAGGCCAAGGAATATATGGATAAGGGCGCTCTGGTACCCGATGAGGTAGTGGTGGGTATGGTCAAGGATCGCCTTTTAAAGCCCGACTGTGCCGCCGGCTTTTTGCTGGACGGTTTTCCCCGCACCATTGAGCAGGCCAAGGCGCTGGACGCCACTCTGCAGGCAATGGATATCAAGCTGGACAGCGTAATCAACATCGCAGTGCCCCGGGAAAAACTGATGGCCCGTTTAACCGGCCGCCGGGTATGCCGCGGCTGTGGGGCCAGCTACCATATGCTGTTTAATAAGCCCGAGGTGGAGGGTAAGTGCAACAGTTGCGGCGGCGAACTGTACCAGCGCAGTGACGACAACGAAGAAGCGGTGGGCAACCGTCTGGATGTTTACGAAGCGCAGACTCAGCCGCTGATTGATTACTACGCCGCCCAACGATTACTGCTGAATATCAACGGCGACCAGGAAATTAAAAAGGTGCTCGAGGATATACTGACTACCCTTAAGAAATAA